The proteins below are encoded in one region of Ricinus communis isolate WT05 ecotype wild-type chromosome 6, ASM1957865v1, whole genome shotgun sequence:
- the LOC8287271 gene encoding coronatine-insensitive protein 1, which yields MEEENNKNSKLNKTMSSGSCSNGSDVLDYVMPYIQGPKDRDAVSLVCRRWYELDALTRKHITIALCYTTSPDRLRRRFKHLESLKLKGKPRAAMFNLIPEDWGGYVTPWIDEIAAASFTCLKSLHFKRMIVKDSDLALLAKSRGKVLHVLKLDKCSGFSTDGLLHVARFCRQLRTLFLEESAIFEKDGDWLHEIAMNNTVLEILNFYMTDLNAVRFEDLEIIAKNCRCLVSVKISDCEILDLAGFFHAAAALEEFCGGSFNYSANDLQDKYSAVTFPRKLCRLGLTYLGKNEMPIVFPFASLLKKLDLLYALLDTEDHCLLIQKFCNLEVLETRNVIGDRGLEVLASSCKRLKRLRIERGADEQGMEDEEGIVSHRGLIALAQGCLELEYLAVYVSDITNAALEHIGAHLKNLNDFRLVLLDKEERITDLPLDNGVRSLLRQCEKLRRFALYLRPGGLTDVGLGYIGEYSPNVRWMLLGYVGESDEGLLAFSKGCPSLQKLEMRGCCFTERALARAVMQLTSLRYLWVQGYRASSVPGRELLAMARPFWNIELIPPRRVVVVNQVNEDVLVEQPAHILAYYSLAGARTDFPDSVVPLHPKRG from the exons ATGGAAGAGGAGAATAATAAGAACAGTAAATTGAATAAAACAATGAGCAGTGGGAGTTGCAGCAACGGTTCCGACGTATTAGACTACGTGATGCCATATATCCAAGGCCCGAAAGACCGCGACGCCGTTTCATTAGTATGTCGCCGATGGTACGAGTTAGATGCTTTAACACGTAAGCATATAACGATAGCTTTATGTTATACAACAAGTCCAGATCGGCTTCGTCGTCGTTTTAAGCACCTTGAATCTTTAAAGCTTAAAGGGAAACCTAGAGCTGCGATGTTTAATCTAATACCTGAAGATTGGGGCGGTTATGTTACTCCTTGGATTGATGAAATTGCTGCGGCGTCGTTTACTTGCTTGAAATCTCTTCATTTTAAACGTATGATCGTTAAAGATTCTGATCTTGCCCTTTTAGCTAAGTCTCGTGGAAAGGTTTTACATGTGTTGAAACTTGATAAGTGTTCTGGCTTCTCTACCGATGGCCTTTTACACGTGGCTCGCTTTTGCAG GCAATTAAGAACATTATTCTTGGAAGAGAGCGCAATTTTTGAGAAAGATGGTGATTGGCTACATGAGATTGCCATGAACAACACAGTTCTTgagattctaaatttttacatGACGGATCTCAATGCAGTGAGATTTGAAGACCTTGAGATCATAGCCAAAAACTGTCGTTGTTTAGTCTCTGTCAAAATTAGTGATTGTGAAATACTGGATCTGGCTGGTTTCTTTCATGCTGCAGCTGCTTTGGAAGAATTTTGTGGGGGTTCCTTCAATTATTCAGCCAATGATCTACAAGATAAGTATTCTGCCGTGACATTTCCCCGAAAATTATGCCGTTTGGGTCTAACCTATTTGGGAAAAAATGAAATGCCAATAGTGTTCCCTTTCGCATCCCTGCTCAAAAAGTTGGATCTCCTCTATGCGTTGCTTGATACAGAGGATCATTGTCTTCTAATTCAAAAATTCTGCAACTTAGAAGTTCTTGAG ACAAGAAATGTTATTGGAGATAGAGGGTTGGAAGTTCTTGCTTCAAGTTGTAAGCGATTAAAGAGGCTTAGAATTGAGCGTGGTGCTGATGAGCAGGGGATGGAGGATGAAGAAGGTATAGTTTCACATAGAGGATTAATTGCATTGGCGCAGGGCTGTCTAGAACTGGAGTACCTGGCTGTTTATGTTTCTGATATCACAAATGCAGCTCTGGAACATATTGGTGCTCACTTGAAGAACCTAAATGATTTTCGCCTGGTTTTGCTTGATAAAGAAGAGAGGATAACAGATCTACCACTTGACAATGGTGTTAGATCTCTACTGAGGCAGTGTGAGAAGCTTCGAAGGTTTGCTCTGTACCTCCGACCAGGGGGTTTGACTGATGTGGGTCTTGGATATATTGGGGAATATAGTCCAAACGTGAGATGGATGCTTTTGGGGTACGTTGGAGAGTCTGATGAAGGGCTTTTGGCATTTTCTAAAGGATGCCCTAGTCTTCAGAAACTAGAAATGAGGGGCTGTTGCTTCACCGAAAGGGCACTGGCTAGAGCTGTGATGCAACTGACTTCTTTAAGGTATCTGTGGGTTCAAGGTTATAGAGCGTCATCTGTTCCGGGCCGTGAACTCTTAGCAATGGCTCGCCCTTTTTGGAATATTGAGTTGATTCCTCCTAGACGGGTAGTCGTGGTTAACCAGGTCAACGAAGATGTTTTGGTCGAGCAGCCAGCCCATATACTTGCATATTACTCCCTTGCTGGAGCAAGAACAGATTTTCCAGATTCTGTTGTCCCCTTGCATCCGAAGAGAGGTTAG
- the LOC8287270 gene encoding transcription factor DIVARICATA, with the protein METLYPSLYYMSNSDWYSQSTEWTREENKQFERALAIYDEHEPDRWRKVAAMIPGKTVYDVIKQYRELEDDVSDIEAGKVPIPGYNCSSSFTLELVDNRNFDEYRKRPLATKSGDQERKKGVPWTEDEHRRFLLGLLKHGKGDWRNISRNFVVSKTPTQVASHAQKYFIRQQLSGVKDKRRPSIHDITTFNLTNANISEGNKPSSLDQSNTILSQQKSTSAMQKMLIDWKHSKNGSYMLLDQTHGNFIVSSPNEVASTGLKHQGQHLYAGSVHINPHNLVFHRHQILG; encoded by the exons ATGGAAACTCTATATCCATCTTTGTATTACATGTCTAATTCTGATTGGTATAGCCAAAGCACAGAATGGACTAGAGAAGAGAACAAACAATTTGAGAGGGCTTTAGCTATATATGATGAACATGAACCAGATAGATGGAGAAAAGTGGCAGCCATGATTCCAGGAAAGACAGTTTATGATGTGATTAAGCAATATAGAGAGCTTGAAGATGATGTTAGTGATATAGAAGCAGGAAAGGTACCAATTCCTGGCTACAACTGTTCATCTAGTTTTACATTGGAGTTGGTTGATAATCGGAATTTTGATGAGTATAGAAAGAGGCCTTTGGCTACTAAAAGTGGTGATCAGGAAAGGAAGAAAGGAGTTCCGTGGACAGAAGATGAACACAG GCGGTTTCTTCTGGGGCTTCTGAAGCATGGGAAAGGGGATTGGAGGAATATCTCCAGGAATTTTGTAGTCTCCAAGACTCCAACTCAAGTGGCAAGCCATGCGCAGAAGTATTTTATAAGGCAGCAGCTTTCTGGAGTGAAAGATAAGAGAAGACCAAGCATCCATGATATCACAACTTTCAACCTTACTAATGCTAATATATCAGAAGGGAATAAACCTTCTTCACTAGACCAGTCTAATACCATTTTGTCACAGCAAAAGTCCACTAGTGCTATGCAGAAAATGTTGATTGATTGGAAGCACTCAAAGAATGGATCATATATGTTACTTGATCAAACTCATGGCAACTTTATTGTATCATCTCCAAATGAGGTTGCTTCTACTGGCCTTAAACATCAGGGACAACATCTCTATGCTGGCAGCGTTCATATCAATCCCCACAACTTGGTTTTCCACAGACATCAGATTCTTGGATAA